The Desulfovibrio psychrotolerans nucleotide sequence CGCTGTACACTGCCGTTATCATTGCGCTGGCGCTGGGCCTTTATATGGGTAACCTGCTTACCAGCGTCTACGCCCCCACGCCGGTATCATCAACATCCGCACCGCAGCCCGGCCAACCGATACAGCCGGCGCAGACGCAGGAAGTGGACCCCGGCCTTGCCGCCGCCATTCTCAAATACGAGAAGATGACGCGCGAAGCACCGGACAACGCCGATGCCTGGGCCATGCTCGGCCACGCCTACTTCGACACCAACCGCCCCAAGGCCGCCATCACAGCCTATACGAAGGCGCTTGAGCTGGCCCCCGGCAACCCCGATGTCATGACCGACCTTGGAGTCATGTACCGTCGTGACGGCCAGCCCGAGCGCGCCGTGGAGCTGTTTAACGAGGTTATCCGCCAGAATCCCGCCCATGAGCAGTCGCGTTTCAACAAGGGAATCGTCCTGTACCACGACCTTGACCGCAA carries:
- a CDS encoding tetratricopeptide repeat protein yields the protein MTMSKQELQDIARQVQEGRYVTKGTLYTAVIIALALGLYMGNLLTSVYAPTPVSSTSAPQPGQPIQPAQTQEVDPGLAAAILKYEKMTREAPDNADAWAMLGHAYFDTNRPKAAITAYTKALELAPGNPDVMTDLGVMYRRDGQPERAVELFNEVIRQNPAHEQSRFNKGIVLYHDLDRKDEAIAAWEDLLRINPKATAPGGQPLSAMIQQLSR